GCACGAGCAGCAACAATTCCGTAACACCCGCTGGGAGTCGCCGGCACACCCAAAGCGAATCGGCTCCCGTGAGTCTGTCTTGCTCCCCAGGTTCGGATGTGGAGGAGAGGCTAGCTGCCATCAGCCTGGGGTGTTCCCCACGCAGGAACAGTCGTTTGCTGGACATCTCATCACCCAAATCGGCCTCTCAGAATTCGCTGCATAAGTTCCACAACAAAGTCGTCGAAAAACTGAGAAGGAAGTTGAGGTCGAAAGACGACGATGACCAGAAAAACGCCTCAGGCCCTAGCAGCTCAGCGACTTCTTAACACAAGTAGTGttttatatttgtacatttatGTACAGGTCTCATCGTAGACATCATCGGTTTCGTTTCGAAATCGGTACTTCCTATGTACATAAACTGACCATCAGCATCATCATCTTTGCATCGAACTCTAAAAATTCTAGTGGCATCTTAAGTTATCATGCTATATTAttgattctttgaaatatatttattagtccTATGGATTGATTAAACGTGAGGAATA
The window above is part of the Argiope bruennichi chromosome 7, qqArgBrue1.1, whole genome shotgun sequence genome. Proteins encoded here:
- the LOC129975366 gene encoding uncharacterized protein LOC129975366, encoding MAFMMPVMKNDYNIYASRSRTSSNNSVTPAGSRRHTQSESAPVSLSCSPGSDVEERLAAISLGCSPRRNSRLLDISSPKSASQNSLHKFHNKVVEKLRRKLRSKDDDDQKNASGPSSSATS